A DNA window from Camelina sativa cultivar DH55 chromosome 17, Cs, whole genome shotgun sequence contains the following coding sequences:
- the LOC104755762 gene encoding probable splicing factor 3A subunit 1, with amino-acid sequence MFSSMEILPLEAPPADGNLGTLPPSQLTDQEVEERELLQAEQNNLNQAPAAVATHTRTIGIIHPPPDIRTIVEKTAQFVSKNGLEFEKRIIASNEGNAKFNFLKSADPYHAYYQHKLTEYRAQNKDGAQGTDDSDGTDHSQLDAAAAATAADESEAGDGQIDLQAQFRIPPKPLEPPEPEKYTVRLPEGITGEELDIIKLTAQFVARNGKTFLTGLTNREGNNLQFQFMKPTHSMFTFFTSLVDAYSEVLMPPKDLKEKLRKSAADLTTVLERCLHRLEWDRSQEQQRKKEEDEKELERVQMAMIDWHDFVVVESIDFADEEDEELPPPMTLNEVIRRSKVSAMEEDEIVEPGKEVEMEMDEEEVKLVAEGMRAANLEEIVKIENLHDEEAPMRIVKNWKRPEDRIPTERDPTKVVISPITGELIPINEMSEHMRISLIDPKFKEQKDRMFAKIRETTLAQDDEIAKNIVGLARLRPDIFGTTEEEVSNAVKAEIEKKKDEQPKQVIWDGHTGSIGRTANQALTQNANGEEQGDGVYGDPNSFPGPAALPPPRPGFPTVRPLPPPPNLALNLPRPPPTVQYPGPPRPLGVPMMQPMHQQHQLSMPGPPGHPSMMMNRPPQMQSGMPVPPPPGSQFPHMQVPRPYGQLPPHPMGMMQPPPMSGMPPPPPPAEAPPPLPEEPEPKRQKFDESALVPEDQFLAQHPGLATIRVSVPNDDGSKVIEITVQSLSENVGSLKEKIAGEIQTPANKQKLSGKAGFLKDNMSLAHYNVGAGEILTLSMRERGGRKR; translated from the exons ATGTTCAGTTCGATGGAGATACTGCCACTGGAGGCTCCTCCTGCAGATGGGAACTTAGGTACACTTCCTCCTTCGCAATTAACAGATCAGGAAGTCGAAGAGAGGGAGTTGTTGCAAGCAGAGCAAAACAACTTAAACCAAGCTCCAGCGGCTGTTGCGACTCACACTAGGACTATTGGAATCATTCATCCACCTCCTGATATCAGAACTATTGTTGAGAAAACGGCTCAGTTTGTTTCCAAAAACGGGTTGGAGTTTGAAAAGAGGATTATAGCTAGTAATGAAGGTAATGCCAAGTTCAACTTTTTGAAGAGCGCAGATCCTTATCATGCCTATTACCAGCATAAGCTCACTGAATACCGTGCTCAGAATAAAGACGGAGCTCAAGGTACTGATGATTCAGATGGTACAGATCATTCCCAGCTTGATGCTGCAGCAGCTGCTACTGCTGCTGATGAGTCTGAAGCAGGTGATGGACAGATCGACCTTCAGGCTCAATTTAGGATTCCTCCTAAGCCTCTTGAACCTCCGGAGCCTGAGAAGTATACAGTTAGACTTCCTGAAGGGATCACAGGTGAGGAGCTTGATATTATTAAGCTCACTGCTCAGTTCGTGGCACGGAACGGGAAGACGTTTTTAACGGGATTGACGAATAGAGAGGGCAATAATCTTCAGTTTCAGTTTATGAAGCCAACGCATAGCATGTTCACTTTTTTCACTTCTCTGGTTGATGCGTATTCTGAAGTGTTGATGCCTCCTAAAGATTTGAAAGAAAAGCTGAGAAAGAGTGCTGCTGATTTGACTACCGTTCTTGAGCGTTGTTTGCATCGTCTTGAATGGGATCGTTCCCAGGAGCagcagaggaagaaagaagaggatgagaaagagCTGGAGCGAGTGCAGATGGCTATGATTGATTGGCATGATTTTGTCGTTGTTGAGTCTATAGATTTTGcggatgaggaagatgaagagttgCCACCGCCTATGACACTTAACGAGGTTATAAGGAGGAGCAAAGTATCAGcgatggaagaagatgaaatcgtTGAGCCTGGAAAGGAGGTTGAAATGGAAATGGACGAAGAAGAAGTTAAGCTTGTTGCAGAAGGAATGAGAGCAGCAAACCTAGAAGAGATTGTTAAGATTGAAAATCTACACGATGAAGAAGCACCTATGAGAATTGTTAAGAACTGGAAGAGGCCAGAAGACAGGATCCCGACAGAGAGAGATCCAACTAAAGTTGTTATATCACCAATTACTGGCGAGCTGATTCCCATTAACGAGATGTCTGAGCACATGCGCATATCTCTTATTGATCCTAAGTTCAAAGAGCAGAAGGATCGGATGTTTGCTAAGATTCGTGAGACTACACTTGCACAAGATGATGAGATTGCTAAAAACATTGTCGGGTTGGCCCGCCTGCGTCCTGATATCTTTGGAAcaactgaagaagaagtctcaaATGCTGTAAAAGcagagattgagaagaagaaagatgagcaGCCGAAGCAAGTAATATGGGATGGTCACACAGGAAGTATCGGTCGCACAGCTAACCAAGCCTTGACTCAGAACGCTAATGGAGAGGAGCAAGGTGATGGTGTTTATGGAGATCCCAATAGCTTCCCTGGTCCAGctgctcttcctcctcctcgacCAGGTTTCCCAACAGTCCGGCCATTGCCACCACCTCCTAATCTCGCCTTGAACCTCCCTCGTCCTCCTCCTACTGTTCAGTACCCTGGTCCACCGAGGCCACTTGGTGTTCCAATGATGCAGCCAATGCATCAGCAACACCAGCTCTCGATGCCCGGGCCACCTGGACACCCTTCGATGATGATGAACCGACCACCACAAATGCAGTCTGGTATGCCTGTGCCCCCTCCACCAGGATCTCAGTTTCCGCATATGCAAGTTCCTAGACCTTATGGTCAGCTTCCACCGCATCCAATGGGGATGATGCAACCACCACCTATGTCTGGGATGCCTCCTCCCCCACCACCCGCAGAGGCACCACCACCTCTTCCTGAGGAGCCTGAGCCAAAGAGACAAAAGTTCGATGAGTCAGCCCTTGTGCCAGAAGACCAGTTTCTTGCTCAGCATCCG GGTTTGGCTACAATCAGGGTTTCTGTGCCAAACGATGATGGGTCCAAAGTCATTGAGATCACAGTGCAGTCATTATCAGAAAACGTGGGAAGCCTGAAGGAGAAAATAGCAGGGGAGATACAAACTCCCGCAAATAAACAGAAGTTAAGTGGAAAAGCTGGGTTCTTGAAGGATAACATGTCGCTTGCACATTACAATGTCGGAGCAGGAGAAATCCTGACATTGTCTATGAGGGAACGTGGTgggagaaagagatag
- the LOC104759226 gene encoding probable splicing factor 3A subunit 1, which produces MTKILPLEAPPVDGNLGPLPPSQLTEEEKEMTQTEQNNSNRAPAAVSTHTKPIGIIHPPPDIKQIVEKTAQFVAKYGLVFENKVKAEKANNPHFNFLKSDDPYHDFYRHKITEYSALNQDGVQFTDFDDTTTKDPELDAVDADESKPDLQARFRVPSSKPLEAPETQKYTVQLPKGITSKELDIIKLTAQFVARNGKSFLTGLTSREMNNVQFQFMKPTHSMFTFFTSLVDAYSKLLMPPKDLKEKMIKTVASLTTVLERCLNRLEWDRSQEKQSKKEEEEKEKERVQMAMIDWHHFAVVELIDFADEEDEDLPPSMILDEVIRRSKVSVMEKDEVVESVKEVEMEMDEDEVELVAEGVRAANLEENGCSMQIENVDGEEAPMRIVKNWKRPEDRIMTERDPTKVVISPITGEMIPINEMSEHMRISLIDPKFKEQKDRMFAKIRETTLAQDDEIAKNXIVGLARLRPDIFGTTEEEVSNAVKAEIEKKKDEQPKQVIWDGHTGSIGRTANQALTQNANGEEQLDGVYGYPYNFPGPAALPPPRTGVPTVLPLPVPPHTFALNLPRPPPTVQYPDAPRPLVVPMMQPMHQQHQFSMPGPLGHPSMMMNRPPQMQSTMHVPPPPGFQFPRMEIPRPYGQLPPHSTGMMQPPPTPGMLAPPPPIETPPHLLEEPEPKRQKFEESVLVPEDQFLAQHPGSATIRVSVPKKDDGSKVIEITVQSLSENVGSLKMKIAGEIQTPANKQKLSGKVGFLKDNMSLAHYNVGAGEILTLSVRDRGGRKR; this is translated from the exons ATGACGAAGATACTTCCACTAGAGGCTCCTCCTGTTGACGGTAATCTAGGTCCACTTCCTCCGTCGCAATTAacggaggaagagaaagagatgacgcaaacagagcaaaacaatTCAAATCGAGCTCCCGCGGCTGTTTCTACTCACACAAAACCTATCGGGATCATTCATCCACCTCCAGACATAAAACAAATCGTTGAGAAAACAGCTCAGTTTGTTGCCAAATAcggtttggtttttgaaaacaaggtTAAAGCCGAGAAGGCGAATAATCCTCATTTCAACTTTCTGAAAAGCGATGACCCTTATCATGACTTTTACAGGCACAAGATCACTGAGTACTCTGCTCTGAATCAAGACGGAGTTCAGTTTACTGATTTTGATGATACTACTACTAAAGATCCTGAACTTGATGCTGTAGATGCTGATGAGTCTAAACCTGACCTGCAGGCTCGATTTAGGGTTCCTTCTAGTAAGCCTTTGGAAGCTCCTGAGACTCAGAAGTATACGGTGCAACTTCCTAAAGGGATCACGAGTAAGGAGCTTGATATTATTAAGCTCACTGCTCAGTTCGTGGCACGGAACGGGAAGTCGTTTTTAACGGGATTAACGAGTAGAGAGATGAACAATGTTCAGTTTCAGTTTATGAAGCCAACGCATAGCATGTTCACTTTTTTCACTTCTCTGGTTGATGCGTATTCTAAATTATTGATGCCTCCTAaagatttgaaagaaaagatgatAAAGACTGTTGCTAGTTTGACTACTGTTCTTGAGCGTTGCTTGAATCGTCTTGAATGGGATCGTTCTCAGGAGAAACAgagtaagaaagaagaagaagagaaagagaaggagagagttCAGATGGCTATGATCGATTGGCATCATTTTGCTGTTGTTGAGTTGATAGATTTTGCGgacgaggaagatgaagatttgCCACCGTCTATGATACTTGACGAGGTTATAAGGAGGAGCAAAGTATCAGTAATGGAAAAAGATGAAGTTGTTGAGTCTGTAAAGGAGGTAGAaatggaaatggatgaagatgaGGTTGAGCTTGTTGCAGAAGGAGTGAGAGCAGCGAACCTGGAAGAGAATGGTTGCTCTATGCAGATTGAAAATGTAGACGGTGAAGAAGCACCTATGAGGATTGTTAAGAACTGGAAGAGGCCAGAAGATAGGATCATGACAGAGAGAGATCCAACTAAAGTTGTTATATCACCAATTACTGGAGAGATGATTCCCATTAATGAGATGTCTGAGCACATGCGGATTTCTCTTATTGATCCTAAGTTCAAAGAGCAGAAGGATCGGATGTTTGCTAAGATTCGTGAGACCACTCTTGCACAAGATGATGAGATTGCTAAAAACNACATTGTCGGGTTGGCCCGCCTTCGTCCTGATATCTTTGGAAcaaccgaagaagaagtctcAAATGCTGTAAAAGcagagattgagaagaaaaaagatgagcAGCCGAAGCAAGTAATATGGGATGGTCACACAGGAAGTATCGGTCGCACAGCTAACCAAGCCTTGACTCAGAACGCTAATGGAGAGGAGCAACTTGATGGTGTTTATGGATATCCTTATAACTTCCCTGGTCCAGctgctcttcctcctcctcgaaCAGGTGTCCCAACAGTCTTGCCATTACCAGTACCACCTCATACTTTTGCCTTGAACCTCCCTCGTCCTCCTCCTACTGTTCAGTACCCTGATGCACCGAGGCCACTTGTTGTTCCAATGATGCAGCCAATGCATCAGCAACACCAGTTCTCGATGCCCGGGCCACTTGGACACCCTTCGATGATGATGAACCGACCACCACAAATGCAGTCTACTATGCATGTGCCCCCTCCACCGGGATTTCAGTTTCCTCGTATGGAAATTCCTAGACCTTATGGTCAGCTTCCACCACATTCAACGGGGATGATGCAGCCACCACCTACGCCTGGGATGCTTGCTCCCCCACCACCCATAGAAACACCACCACATCTTCTTGAGGAGCCTGAGCCAAAGAGACAAAAGTTCGAGGAGTCAGTCCTTGTTCCAGAAGACCAGTTTCTTGCTCAGCATCCG GGTTCGGCTACTATCAGGGTTTCTGTGCCAAAAAAGGATGATGGGTCCAAAGTCATTGAGATCACAGTGCAGTCGTTATCCGAAAACGTGGGAAGTTTGAAGATGAAAATAGCAGGGGAGATACAAACTCCTGCAAATAAACAGAAGTTAAGTGGGAAAGTTGGGTTCTTAAAAGACAACATGTCGCTTGCACATTACAATGTCGGAGCAGGAGAGATCCTAACATTGTCTGTGAGGGATCGTGGTGGTAGAAAGAGATAG